From Punica granatum isolate Tunisia-2019 chromosome 1, ASM765513v2, whole genome shotgun sequence:
TGCCACCTGCAGTGATGTGGGCCCTATGGTCCGATTCCTCTTCTCATTGGTGAACAGCTTCGCTGGCAGTGATTGCAGCCTCTTCGGGTTTGGACTTCAGTGCAAAAGATTGGACTGGTCTGCCTCAACCGAGATGGCACTGATCCTGGACCTCCCCTACTACAGTCCGCAGCATCAACTACACTGACCAGACTATCTCCATCAATGACCGTGGCAACTGCCTCCCCAGACGCTTCCTCAGGAGCTTCAATCTTTCGGGATCGCCTATTCAGCCAATCATGGATCTGAGGTACTTAACATTGTATAGTCTTAGTCATTTTTGAGTGAGGTTGAACGTGATTGTACTTGTTATACATTGCTGTTCGGCAGTAGCCAGAGTCTAATTGAGGTTGAAAGTGCGTATAGGAGAGCCTACACCTAAAGGAGCAGTTAATCAAATGTATAGAATTGTTCCTAGATCAAACGCTTCAATATGCATCCATTCAAGTTGTGGCGCACAACTTGTTTTAAGTATGTCTCTGATAGTAATTTGAATTAGATACACCTTCTTCAACTGCCCTACTGCCCTGCCAATACCAAGGAACGTGCCAATCGCATGCTTGAGTAGCAGACACGACACCATTCTGGCAACATCACTGGACAACTACATGACGGAGAAAAACACTTCTCATTGCCGGAGCATTTCAACTGTGCTCATGCCATACCAGGGGCCTTCCCTCGGCTACGGGTTTGCTACAAACCTCAATCAGGACGTTCTCCTGACATGGACATGCCTCTGTGCCGTGACTGTGAAGGGAAGGGAGGGACTTGTGGCTTCAAGAGGAGTGGGCCAGATCGCCTGGTCGGATGCTTTAATCTTCCTTCTACATCTGACGGTAAGGTCTCACATCCTTTTCTCAGCGTTTTTTATTGCCATCCGATTGGCGCACGCGTTTTGAATTGTGCCGGCTTCTGCATTGCCTGTTGCACTCGACTTGTTAACATTTTCTGTGATATTTGACAAAAGAAGAATAATTTCTTAATCCATGTCTCTCTCTGTCTATTTTCCataagaatttaatatttgtGTCTCTTTCTACCATAGAAGATGATTATGGACACCTACAAGCCCAAATCTTTGCCCTTCCATGACATTGTTTGCTTCCATTTTTTCACCGGACTCAAACTATGGCCACTCTCTTCTTCTCACTACTACTCATCTCCTGTTCTCTCATCCAATCCTTCGTCTCTGTCACAAGTCTCGGAGAATGTTCCGCCTCCTGTGGTGACGGTGGTCCGGCAGTCCAATTCCCTTTCTCGTTGACCAACACATGGGCCGATGGTTGTGGTCATATTTCTAGATATGGTCTAAGATGTGAAAACAGCACTCGCCAAGTCCAACCATGGTTGATCCTCGACGTCCCCACTTCAGGTGAATTTGTAGTCAATAATATCAATTACACTCTGAAAACGATCTCGATCAATGACCCCGGTGGCTGCCTCCCTAGGCGATTCCTGGGCAACTTCACCCCCCCAACCTATCCCTTCTGGATCACTACGGCTGGAAACTGGTACACCTTCCTCAACTGTACTGCCAACTTTCACATACAGGAGTATGCCGTGATAGCTTGCCTTAGTGACGAGAACTTCACTGTATTGGCCGCTCCATTAGACACTTCTTGCCCGCGGTTCAGCTGTGTAGGGATAAACATGGCCGTCTGCAAGGTCATATCTGTTACCTATGTGCCATTTGAGGTGGGTCACCCGGACGATCCTTCCTTCGGGATGAACTTCAATCAGGATATCATGCTGGCATGGGACCCACCCAGCTGCGCAGCGTGCGAACTACGGGGAGGGACCTGCGGTTTCAACAAGAGTTCGGATGATTCCATCGGGTGTCTCCATGTCCATTCCCATGGTAAAACTTCTTCCACTTGCTCTATAAGCATTTTAGAATTAATGAGTAATCCAACAGAAAAGTTAATCCTAAGTTAATTGTTATTCTGGCAACTTATTAGTTGCTTCTAATCGTTGTATCGACTTTGGTCTGACTAAAGTCATAATATTAAAAGACAAAGTCATAACCGAAAGACAGAAGTACCAATCCTCAATCTTCCCTATTGACCAGTAATTCCTAGGATCTGCACACCTGGGCAAACCATCACCACACTTCCAAATTTCCAATCAGAAGCCTGCCgtcctttatttttatttatctttacGGTAATATTTAAAGTCCTATAATTTCGAAAATGGACAAAAGAAATTCCAGAATTGTCAATAATGGTTTGATGGACGGCTTATGGTAAATTACCCGATTCAATTTGAACATTGCAAACAATTGATCATATGCACATCCTGTTGCTCGACTTGCCTAAAACAAAGAAATCCAAATTTGATTCTGATTCATGAAACTTCCTATGGCACTaatcccttcttcttcttcttcttcttcttcttcttcttcttcttaatattctttttattatttttattttatttttttaatgagccCCTTTGTAATCCAAAAGTCGACAAACGTCTTATGACCTATGATATGGACTGTCGTATTCCCATTGGAGAACTCGTACCAGCAAGATACTCCGCAAGTACAGTCGTCTCCTTCTGACTTCACCGGACAcaacatattatattatcaatcATTCAACTTCCTACACTTTCCTCTGCGACTCCCTTCGCTCTTCCATCTTCCTCAGCTTCACCTGACCCCCAATCCATGGTGGCGCCGGCGGCTGCCGCCCTGGGGCCGATCTCCCTCTCCACCCCAACCATAATCACCCTAATCATCTgcttcctctccctcccccaACGGTCAACCAGTTTCAGCCTCTGCAAACTCTCCACCTGCGGCGGTGGCAGCTCCCTCTATCCCATGCCCGTCCGCTTCCCCTTCCGCCTGAGAGGCCAGCAAGACGATCCCCGGTGCAGTTACAGCCCCGCGTTTGACCTCTCCTGTGACAGCTTGGGCCAGACCATCATCACCCTCCCCGGCGCCGGCGAGTTCGCCGTCGACAACATCGACTACCAGGCCCAGACGATCGTCCTCAGCGACCCCGATGCCTGCCTCCCGCGCCGCCTCCTCAACAACACCTCCCTGATCTCCGGGAACTCCGCTTTCCAGCCCGTGATCACGCGGAAGTTCATGCTCCTCAATTGCTCGACCGAGGCCATCGCGGCGGTTATGTACCCGAGGTCCATGACGGTCTTGTGCCTCAGCGAGGAGAACTTCACCGTGATCTCGGTGCCATCAAGGTATTACGACAGCTCGCACGAGTGCGAGGTGCTCGGATCGATCACGGTCCCCTTACTGATGCCGTACTGGCGAAATGTTGATTGCGACATAAGGTTGACCTGGGACGCGCCCGATTGCCGGTCGTGCGAGGAGCTTGAGGGCCAGTGCGGGTTCAAGAACGACAATGGATCCGAGGTCGGATGCATCGGTCTTTCTAGCTCCGGTAATCAAAAGTCCTCACTTTCCTATCATATTATTTACTCAATTTGGTTCCCAACGGCGAGATTTTTTAGACTAACTTTTGGTTCGATCGGAAAAGTTTTACTTTCCTGTTAGGCTCATTGATATCTCCTTTCTAATCGGCCAAAGAAAAATCGGAGTCCTCCTCCGATTAGtctaccggaaaaaaaaaaaaaagagtcggAGTCAAACGAATTAGCAATGTTAGAAAACGATCTTTCTTTATGTTGGGAAATCGCTTTCGCGTAAAATTCATGGAAGCCTCGTCAATGCCTGACCGGTGCACCCCGTCATATGATGGattgttttacttttcttttcttttttttaatttttttttaatctttttttggtAATCGACACTCGATGGTAGCTCCTGTTGCAGCATCCGATCCCACTTGCACTACCATGAcattatgtttatatatattaacaattGAAGCGTGAAGGAG
This genomic window contains:
- the LOC116189143 gene encoding putative RING-H2 finger protein ATL21B isoform X1, which encodes MVAPAAAALGPISLSTPTIITLIICFLSLPQRSTSFSLCKLSTCGGGSSLYPMPVRFPFRLRGQQDDPRCSYSPAFDLSCDSLGQTIITLPGAGEFAVDNIDYQAQTIVLSDPDACLPRRLLNNTSLISGNSAFQPVITRKFMLLNCSTEAIAAVMYPRSMTVLCLSEENFTVISVPSRYYDSSHECEVLGSITVPLLMPYWRNVDCDIRLTWDAPDCRSCEELEGQCGFKNDNGSEVGCIGLSSSGLPRAAKYGLILGAGIPGLLCLIGLMCFVSRRIRTYHRRSEPTMEFSAMAGPRPMLLSVGLDGPTIESYPMTQLGESKRLPKPNDNTCSICLCEYQPKETLRTIPECNHYFHVNCIDEWLRLNASCPLCRNLPEPSLQEMPSSSLSSSTALAPPA
- the LOC116189143 gene encoding RING-H2 finger protein ATL20-like isoform X2; the encoded protein is MATLFFSLLLISCSLIQSFVSVTSLGECSASCGDGGPAVQFPFSLTNTWADGCGHISRYGLRCENSTRQVQPWLILDVPTSGEFVVNNINYTLKTISINDPGGCLPRRFLGNFTPPTYPFWITTAGNWYTFLNCTANFHIQEYAVIACLSDENFTVLAAPLDTSCPRFSCVGINMAVCKVISVTYVPFEVGHPDDPSFGMNFNQDIMLAWDPPSCAACELRGGTCGFNKSSDDSIGCLHVHSHGLPRAAKYGLILGAGIPGLLCLIGLMCFVSRRIRTYHRRSEPTMEFSAMAGPRPMLLSVGLDGPTIESYPMTQLGESKRLPKPNDNTCSICLCEYQPKETLRTIPECNHYFHVNCIDEWLRLNASCPLCRNLPEPSLQEMPSSSLSSSTALAPPA
- the LOC116189143 gene encoding RING-H2 finger protein ATL20-like isoform X3, translating into MATLFFSLLLISCSLIQSFVSVTSLGECSASCGDGGPAVQFPFSLTNTWADGCGHISRYGLRCENSTRQVQPWLILDVPTSGDSWATSPPQPIPSGSLRLETDTSCPRFSCVGINMAVCKVISVTYVPFEVGHPDDPSFGMNFNQDIMLAWDPPSCAACELRGGTCGFNKSSDDSIGCLHVHSHGLPRAAKYGLILGAGIPGLLCLIGLMCFVSRRIRTYHRRSEPTMEFSAMAGPRPMLLSVGLDGPTIESYPMTQLGESKRLPKPNDNTCSICLCEYQPKETLRTIPECNHYFHVNCIDEWLRLNASCPLCRNLPEPSLQEMPSSSLSSSTALAPPA
- the LOC116189161 gene encoding uncharacterized protein LOC116189161, translating into MDLRYTFFNCPTALPIPRNVPIACLSSRHDTILATSLDNYMTEKNTSHCRSISTVLMPYQGPSLGYGFATNLNQDVLLTWTCLCAVTVKGREGLVASRGVGQIAWSDALIFLLHLTVRSHILFSAFFIAIRLAHAF